A genomic region of Nitrospinota bacterium contains the following coding sequences:
- a CDS encoding HEPN domain-containing protein: MTLTMRQVEFPKTHDIQELLNLVGTVDGILADSLRQAISLTPYGVEIRYPAGLPDPSQGEAEQALILAEKVRAAIARMLR; the protein is encoded by the coding sequence TTGACTCTGACTATGCGCCAGGTGGAGTTTCCAAAGACGCATGATATCCAGGAATTGCTGAACCTTGTGGGGACTGTCGATGGAATACTCGCGGATTCATTGCGGCAAGCCATTTCCTTGACCCCATATGGGGTGGAGATCAGGTATCCAGCCGGACTTCCTGATCCGTCGCAAGGCGAGGCGGAACAGGCCTTGATTCTGGCTGAAAAAGTGAGGGCCGCAATAGCGCGCATGTTGCGTTAA
- the thyX gene encoding FAD-dependent thymidylate synthase: protein MSGNSTNRPISEGAEAALNVVHTVLDKGEVELVDYLGNDSAVARAARTSYQRSEGKDAEADRKLILRLWKDRHTSPFEMVSLTFRIRLPIFVMRQHVRHRMASLNEWSFRYTECPDLFYIPPVDDVRGQSSANKQMSGANLSPESSAEAAKLVDDSNRLAYGAYKKLLELGVAREQARVVLPVSAYTQIIWNIDMRNLLHYFSLRLAPDAQKEIRAYAEVMAGIVERGWPMIWGAYKESGDK from the coding sequence ATGAGCGGGAACAGTACGAACAGGCCCATTAGCGAAGGGGCGGAAGCCGCGCTTAACGTGGTGCACACGGTGCTCGACAAGGGCGAAGTTGAGCTTGTGGACTATCTTGGCAACGATTCGGCCGTGGCCCGCGCGGCGCGCACATCGTATCAAAGAAGCGAGGGGAAGGACGCGGAGGCAGACCGCAAGCTGATATTAAGGCTTTGGAAGGACAGGCACACGTCACCTTTCGAGATGGTGTCGCTCACGTTCCGGATCCGCCTGCCGATTTTCGTGATGCGCCAGCATGTGCGCCACAGGATGGCGTCGCTGAACGAATGGTCGTTCCGCTACACCGAATGCCCGGACCTTTTCTATATCCCCCCGGTGGACGACGTGCGCGGGCAAAGCTCCGCAAACAAGCAGATGAGCGGCGCCAACCTTTCACCGGAATCCTCCGCCGAAGCGGCGAAGCTTGTGGATGACAGCAACAGGCTGGCGTACGGCGCCTATAAGAAGTTGCTGGAACTGGGCGTGGCGCGGGAGCAGGCGCGGGTGGTGTTGCCGGTGTCCGCCTATACCCAGATCATATGGAACATAGACATGCGCAACCTTCTGCACTATTTTTCGTTGAGGCTGGCGCCCGACGCGCAGAAGGAAATCCGCGCCTACGCCGAGGTGATGGCGGGGATAGTGGAGCGCGGCTGGCCGATGATCTGGGGGGCGTACAAAGAATCGGGAGACAAATAG
- the gltX gene encoding glutamate--tRNA ligase — protein sequence MMEVRTRFAPSPTGYLHIGGARTAIFNWLFARRHNGKFVLRIEDTDRERSTDDSINQIIAAMKWLEIDYDEGPFRQTERQAIYQEYLDRLLAEGKAYRCVCPKDELDRKREEAQKAGRKPKYDGTCRGKNIPADCGQPFVIRISTPQTGATIVDDLLRGTVSFNNEELDDMILARGDGTPTYNFCVVVDDADMRITHVIRGDDHLANTPRQVVIYNALGLPIPKFAHVSMILGKDKARLSKRHGAMSVLEYRDKGILPAAVVNYLVRLGWSHGDREIFTPSELKQLFDLDAVGKSAACFDEEKLTWINSEYIKTEPVEVIAPLVVEILKNKNITATGDEVGRILPMLRQRARTLLEMADGMAYFFAEHVEYHADAALKNLTPPVAPVLTELGDRLDAADFSNHDTIESAFKAFVEERSLKLKDVAQPVRVALTGGTVSPGLFEVMAALGKDKCVKRIRNAADWAVENQG from the coding sequence GTGATGGAGGTACGCACACGTTTCGCCCCCAGCCCCACAGGCTACCTTCACATAGGCGGGGCGCGCACGGCGATATTCAACTGGCTGTTCGCCCGCCGCCATAACGGTAAGTTCGTGCTGAGGATCGAGGACACGGACCGCGAGCGTTCAACCGATGATTCCATCAACCAGATCATCGCCGCCATGAAGTGGCTGGAAATTGATTACGATGAAGGCCCGTTCCGCCAGACGGAGCGGCAGGCGATATATCAGGAGTACCTGGACAGGCTTTTGGCCGAGGGCAAGGCTTACCGTTGCGTATGCCCGAAAGATGAGCTGGACAGGAAACGGGAAGAGGCGCAGAAGGCCGGGCGCAAACCCAAGTATGACGGGACGTGCCGGGGGAAGAACATTCCCGCCGATTGCGGCCAGCCGTTTGTGATACGGATTTCAACCCCGCAAACCGGGGCAACCATCGTTGACGATTTGCTTCGAGGGACAGTCTCCTTCAACAACGAGGAGCTCGACGACATGATCCTGGCCCGGGGCGACGGGACGCCCACATACAACTTCTGCGTGGTGGTGGACGACGCGGACATGCGGATCACCCACGTTATCCGGGGGGACGACCACCTTGCCAACACGCCGCGCCAGGTGGTGATATACAACGCGCTGGGCTTGCCGATCCCCAAATTCGCCCACGTCTCCATGATATTGGGCAAGGACAAGGCGAGGCTTTCGAAGCGTCACGGCGCCATGTCCGTCCTTGAATACCGGGACAAAGGGATTCTCCCCGCCGCGGTGGTCAATTACCTGGTGCGGCTGGGCTGGAGCCATGGCGACCGGGAGATTTTCACCCCAAGCGAGCTTAAACAGCTTTTCGACCTGGACGCCGTGGGCAAATCCGCCGCGTGTTTTGACGAGGAGAAACTTACCTGGATCAACTCGGAGTATATAAAGACGGAGCCTGTGGAGGTTATCGCGCCGCTGGTGGTTGAGATTCTAAAGAATAAAAACATCACCGCCACCGGAGATGAAGTTGGGCGGATACTGCCGATGCTCCGCCAGCGCGCCAGGACCCTTTTGGAGATGGCGGACGGCATGGCCTATTTCTTCGCGGAACATGTGGAATACCACGCGGACGCGGCGTTGAAAAACCTTACGCCGCCGGTGGCTCCAGTTCTGACCGAGCTTGGCGACCGGTTGGACGCCGCCGATTTCTCCAACCACGACACGATCGAAAGCGCTTTCAAGGCGTTTGTGGAAGAGCGCTCGCTAAAGCTTAAAGACGTGGCCCAGCCTGTGCGCGTGGCGCTGACGGGGGGGACCGTGAGCCCCGGTCTTTTCGAGGTGATGGCGGCGCTGGGAAAAGATAAATGCGTAAAGCGGATACGCAACGCGGCGGATTGGGCCGTGGAAAACCAGGGGTGA
- the aspS gene encoding aspartate--tRNA ligase has product MPDNSSVRRSHNCGELRQADIGRTVTLTGWVRRRRDHGGLVFIDLWDRYGVTQVALNPETAPKAHAVAHTARSEYILRVTGKISARPEGTVNQKLPTGEIEVYADDAQILNPSKTPPFPIDDEETPGEAVRLKYRYLDIRRGPLLSNLSLRHRISMATRTYLDGHGFVEVETPMLTRSTPEGARDFLTPSRLNPGHFYALPQSPQLFKQLLMVAGMDRYFQIVKCFRDEDLRADRQPEFTQIDMEMSFVDELLVQEICEGLIAKIFEAANGAKLTTPFPRMTFDDAMNKYGSDKPDVRFGLEMADVSGPAGTAEFKVFRDAIAGGGTIRGLAVKGGAAFSRKEVDDLTQEAISLGAKGLAWIKVTAEGYQSPIVKFFKPETLDEIKRLTKAGTGDLMIFVADAKKVALDALGRLRLSLGKKLGLMDDKRYEFVWITEFPLLDYDEEEKRYVAMHHPFTSPVVEDLPLFESDPLKIRARAYDLALNGVEIGGGSIRIHDRDVQNRMFSALGIGDEEAKGKFGFLLEALEFGAPPHGGIAFGLDRLTAILTGSESIRDVIAFPKTQKAFCPLTEAPAEVSPKQLRELGIKRDLR; this is encoded by the coding sequence ATGCCAGATAATTCCAGCGTCCGCAGGTCGCACAACTGCGGGGAGCTTCGCCAGGCCGATATCGGCAGGACAGTGACATTGACCGGATGGGTCCGCCGCAGGCGTGACCACGGCGGCCTTGTGTTCATTGATCTGTGGGACAGGTATGGCGTGACCCAGGTGGCGCTAAACCCTGAAACGGCCCCCAAGGCCCATGCGGTGGCCCACACGGCCCGGTCCGAGTATATCCTGCGGGTGACGGGAAAAATTTCGGCCCGGCCGGAGGGGACGGTGAACCAGAAATTGCCCACCGGCGAAATCGAGGTGTACGCCGACGACGCGCAGATACTCAATCCGTCCAAGACCCCGCCCTTCCCCATCGACGATGAGGAGACCCCCGGCGAGGCTGTGCGCCTCAAATACAGGTATCTGGACATACGGCGCGGCCCGTTGCTTTCCAACCTTTCGCTGCGCCACAGGATTTCCATGGCCACGCGCACATACCTGGACGGGCATGGATTCGTGGAAGTGGAAACGCCGATGCTCACCCGCTCAACCCCGGAGGGGGCGCGGGATTTTCTCACCCCCAGCAGGCTCAACCCGGGTCATTTTTACGCCCTCCCCCAGTCGCCCCAGCTTTTCAAGCAGCTTTTGATGGTGGCGGGGATGGACAGGTATTTCCAGATAGTAAAATGCTTCCGCGACGAGGATTTGCGGGCGGACAGGCAGCCGGAGTTCACCCAGATAGACATGGAGATGTCGTTCGTGGACGAGCTTTTGGTGCAGGAGATCTGCGAGGGGCTGATCGCAAAAATATTCGAGGCGGCAAACGGCGCCAAATTGACGACGCCGTTCCCGCGCATGACCTTTGACGACGCGATGAACAAATACGGCTCCGACAAACCGGACGTGCGGTTCGGGCTTGAGATGGCGGACGTGTCCGGCCCGGCGGGGACAGCCGAGTTCAAGGTGTTCCGCGACGCCATCGCAGGGGGCGGCACGATACGGGGCCTGGCGGTGAAAGGGGGCGCGGCCTTCTCGCGCAAGGAAGTTGACGACCTGACGCAGGAGGCCATCTCGCTGGGGGCCAAGGGGCTTGCGTGGATAAAGGTGACGGCGGAGGGATACCAGTCCCCCATCGTGAAATTCTTCAAGCCGGAAACGCTGGACGAAATAAAGAGGCTTACAAAAGCCGGGACCGGCGACCTGATGATATTCGTGGCCGACGCGAAAAAAGTGGCCCTCGACGCGCTTGGACGGCTGCGCCTTTCGCTTGGCAAAAAGCTCGGGCTGATGGACGACAAGCGGTACGAGTTCGTGTGGATCACGGAGTTCCCGCTGCTCGACTACGACGAGGAGGAGAAGCGCTATGTGGCGATGCACCACCCGTTCACCTCGCCGGTCGTCGAAGACCTGCCGCTGTTCGAGTCCGATCCGCTGAAAATCCGCGCCCGGGCGTACGATCTGGCGCTAAACGGGGTGGAAATCGGGGGCGGCTCCATCCGGATACACGACCGGGATGTGCAGAACAGGATGTTCTCCGCCCTTGGCATCGGCGACGAAGAGGCCAAGGGGAAGTTCGGATTTTTGCTGGAGGCGCTCGAATTCGGCGCCCCGCCCCACGGCGGCATCGCCTTCGGGCTGGACAGGCTCACCGCCATCCTCACCGGCTCCGAGTCCATCCGGGACGTGATAGCCTTCCCGAAAACGCAAAAGGCGTTCTGCCCGCTCACGGAAGCTCCGGCGGAAGTCTCGCCCAAGCAACTGCGGGAGCTTGGTATAAAAAGGGACCTTAGGTGA
- a CDS encoding PAS domain S-box protein has translation MRDANPDQAVSANHGRGQAGVNVLLAARLAVISFFMGLVVFYQAKYGSLLMATRTLLPMAAAYLVSIIYSIFARRVKNVGRFILAQFLVDVAIITGVIHFTGGADSPFSFLYIFVIIGGAIFLSKGRTYVIASAASVAYGLILDLEFFEITHPYHLFPPIYEEVNPGYIFMKAVMNITVFYLVAYLSAYLTGLLSKSDQQLIKQSRDFTLLKAFHENVIENMGSGFIAVDMGLTTLSHNPAAERILELGPEEIRHKRLDHIIGLPALTSLLMNPEKARDYQAPFDWSFISKVSGGEKHLTINASEFIAGGETQGFVIVFQDVTGHKMMERQVANAERMAAIGRVAAGIAHEIRNPLASLSGSIQMLSADLEPVLGYGGRRLVNIIMREADRLNGIINQFLQYASPPKLKPQVVDVGELLKEMATLLLADPRVQGRIECHRDIEPGLFANVDPEQFRQVIWNLCVNAIDAMENGGELMVKAARAQGGPPRKPIETGSASGPYIIITVEDNGGGIPPDQLDKIFEPFYTTKSRGTGLGLPTASKIVESHGGKITVRAEPEKGTTFSVWLPEAPLHSHAATA, from the coding sequence ATGCGGGACGCGAATCCGGATCAGGCTGTATCCGCCAACCATGGACGGGGCCAGGCGGGAGTAAATGTCCTGCTGGCGGCAAGGCTGGCGGTGATCTCGTTCTTCATGGGGCTGGTGGTGTTCTACCAGGCCAAATACGGCTCGCTTCTGATGGCCACCCGCACGCTGCTTCCCATGGCGGCGGCCTACCTGGTCTCGATAATCTATTCCATCTTCGCGCGGCGCGTGAAAAACGTGGGGCGCTTTATCCTCGCCCAGTTCCTTGTGGACGTGGCCATCATCACCGGCGTCATCCACTTTACCGGAGGGGCGGACAGCCCCTTCTCGTTCCTGTATATCTTCGTGATAATCGGCGGGGCGATTTTCCTGTCGAAGGGGAGGACATACGTCATAGCCTCCGCCGCCTCTGTGGCGTACGGACTGATCCTGGACCTGGAGTTCTTCGAAATAACCCACCCGTACCATTTATTTCCCCCGATCTACGAGGAAGTGAATCCTGGATACATCTTCATGAAGGCGGTGATGAACATCACCGTCTTCTACCTTGTGGCGTACCTGAGCGCGTACCTGACCGGGCTTTTGAGCAAGTCCGACCAGCAGCTCATCAAGCAGAGCCGGGACTTCACGCTGCTCAAGGCCTTTCACGAAAACGTCATCGAGAACATGGGAAGCGGATTTATCGCCGTGGACATGGGGCTGACCACCCTGTCCCACAATCCGGCCGCCGAACGGATACTCGAACTTGGGCCGGAAGAAATCCGCCACAAAAGGCTCGACCATATCATCGGCCTTCCGGCGCTCACGTCGCTGCTTATGAATCCGGAAAAGGCGCGGGACTACCAGGCCCCTTTCGACTGGTCGTTCATAAGCAAGGTCTCCGGCGGAGAAAAGCACCTCACCATAAACGCCAGCGAGTTCATCGCCGGGGGCGAGACGCAGGGATTTGTCATCGTGTTCCAGGACGTCACCGGCCACAAGATGATGGAACGGCAGGTGGCCAACGCCGAACGGATGGCCGCCATCGGGCGCGTGGCCGCGGGCATCGCCCACGAGATCCGCAATCCGCTCGCTTCGCTTTCAGGCTCCATCCAGATGCTCTCCGCGGACCTGGAGCCGGTGCTGGGATACGGCGGCAGGCGGCTTGTGAACATCATAATGAGGGAAGCGGACCGGCTGAACGGCATCATAAACCAGTTCCTCCAATACGCCTCGCCGCCGAAGTTAAAGCCGCAGGTCGTGGACGTAGGCGAGCTGCTAAAGGAGATGGCCACGCTCCTGCTGGCCGACCCGAGGGTGCAAGGGCGGATCGAATGCCATCGCGATATCGAGCCCGGGCTTTTCGCCAACGTGGACCCGGAGCAGTTCCGCCAGGTGATCTGGAACCTTTGCGTCAACGCCATTGACGCCATGGAAAACGGGGGGGAACTTATGGTCAAGGCGGCCCGGGCGCAAGGCGGCCCGCCGCGCAAGCCGATAGAAACAGGATCGGCCTCCGGCCCTTATATAATCATCACCGTGGAGGACAACGGAGGCGGCATCCCCCCCGACCAGCTAGACAAAATATTCGAGCCGTTCTACACGACGAAAAGCCGGGGGACGGGACTTGGGCTGCCCACGGCGAGCAAGATCGTGGAGAGCCACGGAGGAAAGATCACCGTGAGAGCAGAGCCGGAAAAGGGAACAACCTTCTCGGTTTGGCTTCCTGAAGCCCCCCTGCACTCCCACGCCGCCACGGCGTGA
- a CDS encoding type II secretion system F family protein, protein MPVFQYKFETKVGTQTGEVEAENLEAAKAMLAKQKIKLKSIKAKGKEIALFSSGPKVKDIVIFTRQFATMISAGLPLVQCLSILGNSVDNKGFARMILDIKAKVESGETFADALRKHPKTFDELFTNMIEAGEVGGILDKILDRLAAYMEKAMALKGKIKAALVYPSIIVTVAITVVVFLLVFVIPMFGKMFSDFGGKLPMPTQIVIVASDFVITYWYAVGFIPAGIITAFIYIRKNDKGKLYTDRLFIKLPVIGNLIQKVAVAKFTRTMGTLISSGVPIIEGLNITAKTAGQKVIEMAVLNIIDDIKQGKGLAEPLKEQGVFPPMVVQMIEVGEQTGALDAMMNKIADFYDEEVDTAVEGLTSMLEPMLMVFLGIVVGFVVIAMYMPIFKMGEVVG, encoded by the coding sequence ATGCCTGTATTCCAGTACAAGTTTGAGACCAAGGTCGGTACGCAGACCGGCGAGGTGGAGGCGGAAAACCTCGAAGCGGCCAAGGCGATGCTCGCCAAGCAGAAGATCAAGCTTAAGTCCATCAAGGCCAAGGGGAAGGAAATCGCCCTTTTTTCCAGCGGGCCGAAGGTCAAGGACATAGTCATCTTCACCCGCCAGTTCGCCACCATGATAAGCGCGGGCCTGCCGCTGGTGCAGTGCCTGTCGATCCTCGGCAACTCGGTGGACAACAAGGGATTCGCCAGGATGATTTTGGACATCAAGGCCAAGGTCGAGTCCGGCGAGACATTCGCGGACGCGCTTCGCAAGCACCCGAAGACCTTCGACGAGCTGTTCACCAACATGATAGAGGCCGGGGAGGTGGGCGGTATCCTCGACAAGATACTGGACCGGCTGGCCGCCTATATGGAAAAGGCGATGGCCCTGAAAGGGAAGATCAAGGCGGCGCTGGTGTACCCGTCAATCATCGTCACGGTGGCCATAACCGTGGTGGTGTTCCTGCTGGTGTTCGTCATCCCGATGTTCGGCAAGATGTTCTCCGACTTCGGCGGGAAGCTTCCGATGCCCACACAGATAGTGATCGTCGCCTCGGACTTCGTCATCACATACTGGTACGCCGTGGGCTTTATTCCAGCCGGCATTATCACGGCGTTCATCTACATCAGGAAAAACGACAAAGGCAAGCTTTACACAGACCGGCTTTTCATAAAGCTGCCGGTCATCGGCAACCTGATACAGAAAGTGGCCGTGGCCAAGTTCACCCGCACCATGGGCACGCTCATATCATCCGGCGTGCCGATCATAGAGGGGCTGAACATAACCGCGAAGACGGCCGGCCAGAAGGTGATCGAGATGGCGGTGCTCAACATAATAGACGACATCAAACAGGGCAAGGGGCTCGCCGAGCCGCTAAAGGAGCAGGGGGTGTTCCCGCCGATGGTGGTGCAAATGATCGAAGTGGGCGAGCAGACCGGCGCCCTGGACGCGATGATGAACAAGATCGCGGACTTCTACGACGAAGAGGTGGACACGGCGGTGGAGGGGCTCACCTCCATGCTCGAACCGATGCTCATGGTGTTCCTGGGCATCGTGGTGGGCTTCGTGGTCATCGCCATGTACATGCCAATATTCAAGATGGGCGAAGTGGTTGGATAG
- a CDS encoding zinc-ribbon domain-containing protein: MKVTCPSCQKGINIQDDKLPPGKTVKFNCPFCKNLITTRRELEEGSAGAGAGGLPDLGGVPESTPSTFHLDETQNVPIANFGGGGGGIPELSDAFEDEMDILEEGTARTLLADTENAERLTLVLKKMNYLVTAVKTADEALRKLQFNKYEFIIVNERFGGQDPANNPVLKYIEPLTMDLRRHMFVALIGKNFKTLDALMAFAKSVNIVVNEADFSNLELIFKKAYNDNETFYRAFKKAMVETGKE, translated from the coding sequence ATGAAAGTGACATGCCCATCCTGCCAAAAAGGGATAAACATCCAGGACGACAAGCTGCCGCCGGGCAAGACCGTCAAGTTCAACTGCCCGTTCTGCAAGAACCTGATAACCACCCGGCGCGAGCTGGAGGAAGGAAGCGCAGGCGCAGGCGCCGGGGGCCTTCCGGACCTGGGGGGCGTTCCGGAATCGACACCGTCCACATTCCACCTCGACGAGACGCAGAATGTGCCCATCGCCAACTTCGGCGGGGGCGGCGGGGGCATCCCGGAGCTATCCGACGCGTTCGAGGACGAGATGGACATCCTCGAAGAAGGGACGGCCCGGACCCTTCTGGCCGACACGGAAAACGCGGAGAGGCTCACGCTTGTGCTCAAAAAGATGAACTACCTCGTAACGGCGGTGAAGACCGCGGACGAGGCGCTGCGCAAGCTCCAGTTCAACAAGTACGAGTTCATAATCGTCAACGAGCGTTTCGGCGGGCAGGACCCGGCCAACAACCCGGTGCTCAAGTACATCGAGCCTTTGACCATGGACTTGAGGCGGCACATGTTCGTGGCGCTCATAGGAAAGAACTTCAAGACGCTTGACGCCTTGATGGCGTTCGCGAAAAGCGTCAACATCGTGGTCAACGAGGCGGACTTCTCCAACCTGGAGCTGATATTCAAGAAGGCGTACAACGACAACGAGACGTTCTACAGGGCGTTCAAGAAGGCGATGGTGGAGACCGGCAAGGAATGA
- a CDS encoding PilT/PilU family type 4a pilus ATPase — protein MRRAELDHVLETMLKSHDNVSDLNITVGKALQVESSGVLVDVETKPPIWKLTPYQTEMIALNIIGSDHRLLKNLLVNGSADTSYFVGDLARFRVNIFSQRNTYSLVLRKLETIIPSIDDLKLPAIFHKISEEKNGLVLVTGATGSGKTTSLAAMLDVINVKKSIHVVTLEDPVEFMHPHKKATFNQRELGKDFDAFASGLRAALRQAPKVILVGEMRDRETVEIGMSAAETGHLVMSTLHTVDAGQTINRIVGMFDLEEEKLIRIRLAETIRWIVCQRLLPKAGGGRVAAFEVMGSNLRVKDSILNGESEGKTFYDIITAAEPFGWQTFDKSITDLYAQGQITEETAMAYASRKPIVGRNIDMLKSKRGQATTDIDSLAMDEDYEKDAMGVMRKKKR, from the coding sequence ATGAGACGAGCCGAACTGGACCACGTACTAGAGACGATGCTCAAAAGCCATGACAACGTCTCGGACCTGAACATCACCGTGGGCAAGGCGCTGCAGGTGGAGTCCTCCGGCGTGCTCGTGGACGTGGAGACCAAGCCTCCCATCTGGAAACTCACCCCGTACCAGACAGAGATGATCGCGCTGAACATCATCGGCTCCGACCACAGGCTTTTGAAAAACCTGCTGGTGAACGGCTCGGCGGACACATCGTATTTCGTGGGGGACCTGGCCCGGTTCCGCGTGAACATATTTTCCCAGCGCAACACATACTCGCTGGTGCTCAGGAAACTGGAGACGATAATCCCTTCGATAGACGACCTTAAGCTCCCAGCTATCTTCCACAAGATATCGGAGGAGAAAAACGGCCTGGTGCTGGTGACGGGGGCCACGGGATCCGGCAAGACCACGTCGCTGGCCGCGATGCTAGACGTTATCAACGTGAAAAAGTCGATCCACGTGGTCACGCTGGAGGACCCTGTGGAGTTCATGCATCCGCACAAGAAGGCCACGTTCAACCAGCGCGAACTGGGCAAGGACTTCGACGCGTTCGCCAGCGGGCTTCGCGCCGCGCTGCGCCAGGCGCCCAAAGTGATCCTGGTGGGCGAAATGCGCGACCGGGAGACGGTGGAGATCGGCATGTCCGCCGCGGAGACCGGGCACCTTGTGATGAGCACCCTGCACACGGTGGACGCCGGGCAGACGATAAACCGCATCGTGGGCATGTTCGACCTTGAGGAGGAAAAGCTCATCCGCATCCGCCTGGCGGAGACTATCCGCTGGATCGTGTGCCAACGGCTGCTGCCCAAGGCTGGCGGGGGGCGCGTGGCGGCGTTTGAAGTCATGGGGAGCAACCTGCGCGTGAAGGACTCCATCCTCAACGGAGAGTCCGAAGGGAAGACTTTCTACGACATCATCACGGCGGCGGAGCCATTCGGCTGGCAGACTTTCGACAAGAGCATAACCGACCTTTACGCCCAGGGGCAGATCACCGAGGAGACGGCCATGGCCTACGCATCCCGCAAGCCGATAGTGGGCCGGAACATAGACATGCTAAAGAGCAAGCGCGGCCAAGCCACCACGGACATAGACAGCCTTGCCATGGACGAGGACTATGAAAAAGACGCCATGGGCGTGATGCGCAAGAAGAAGAGGTGA